From the Terriglobia bacterium genome, the window TCCGTCGCCGGAAACATCAACCGGTGGCTGGGCCTGGTGGCCGACTTCGGCTACTACCGCGTGGGCAACCTGCCCTCCGGCGTAACCGGAAATATGTCAACGTTCCTGTTCGGTCCGCGATTCTCCAAGCGGGGCGACCGGTGGACGCCGTTTGTTCACGCCCTTTTTGGGACGGCGCGCGTCAGCTCCACCAACCCCACTCCCAGCGGCGGCAGCTTCTTCAACCATTCGTTCAAACAGAACGCGTTTGCCACGGCCCTGGGCGGCGGCATTGATCTAACCATCAACAAACATATTGCATGGCGCGTGGTCCAGGGCGAATACCTGTTTACCAAGTTCAACGACGGCTTTGACAACCAGCAGAGCAACATTCGTGCCGCCACTGGACTGGTTCTCCGCATCGGTGGAGGTCCGCCACCGCCGCCACCACCGCCGCCGAACCGTCCTCCAGTGATTACCATCTCGCCGAATCCCGCCAAAGTTTATGAAGGCTCCGGCGACAAATCCGTGGTACTGGCTACAGCCAGCGATCCTGACAACGATCCGTTGACCTATGTTTGGTCGACCACTGGCGGATCCATTGAGGGCAGCGGCTCTGAGGTTCGCTGGAATTCAGCGGGCCTGGCCGTGGGCGCCTACACCATCACCTCCACGGTCAACGATGGACGCGGCGGCACAGCCAGCGCTTCGACCGTTGTGAATGTGGAGCCGCGGCCGAATCGTCCGCCTACAGTGACCTGCGCTGCTTCGCCGCGCACGGTTGCTCCCGGACAGCGCGCCACCGTCACCGCTACGGGCAGCGATCCCGACAACGATCAACTCACCTACACCTTTGACGCCAGCCGAGGCAACGTCAGCGGTTCAGGCGCAACGGCCCAGTTTGACACCACGGGTCTGGCCCCTGGCCACTACATCGTGAACTGCCACGCCAATGATGGGCATGGCGGCACGGCCGACGCCAGAGCTGAAGTGGAAGTCCAGAAACCGCCGGAGCAGGTCCAACTGGAAGTCCGGCTGGCTCTGCAC encodes:
- a CDS encoding OmpA family protein, whose protein sequence is MDESVAWTNTAAPAAALRSNPALLFPAMKAPAPPAGSGESYPGAEVFLGYSFMKFNVKNALRENFDNQGGTASVAGNINRWLGLVADFGYYRVGNLPSGVTGNMSTFLFGPRFSKRGDRWTPFVHALFGTARVSSTNPTPSGGSFFNHSFKQNAFATALGGGIDLTINKHIAWRVVQGEYLFTKFNDGFDNQQSNIRAATGLVLRIGGGPPPPPPPPPNRPPVITISPNPAKVYEGSGDKSVVLATASDPDNDPLTYVWSTTGGSIEGSGSEVRWNSAGLAVGAYTITSTVNDGRGGTASASTVVNVEPRPNRPPTVTCAASPRTVAPGQRATVTATGSDPDNDQLTYTFDASRGNVSGSGATAQFDTTGLAPGHYIVNCHANDGHGGTADARAEVEVQKPPEQVQLEVRLALHSIYFPTAQPTVKNPNGGLLTSQERTLVQLASDFKKYLVYKPDARLSLQGHADPRGGTEYNQGLSERRVARTKAFLVEQGVSADRIDTQGLGEEEPMGDAQVKEAVEQETGLTPAQKKQLTRNAHVLALAGARRVDVTLPNTGQTSTRKYPFNAEDALNLINPKGPAGGTAKKPAAKPGTTKPAPKPAAKPPATKKK